One Streptomyces umbrinus genomic window, TGCCCGCCCGCCGCTTCATGGCGAAGTACGTTGCCTGCCGCAGCAGTTCATGAGCGCCGTCCCAGACCCGGGGGAGCCCGAACGAGGCCTGGACTCCCTCGGCTCCGGCCCCGAACCCGGCTCCGGCACCGACTCCGACCGCGAGCTCGCCGTCGGCTCCGGCCCGTTCCTCCGCCAGCGCCCGCGCGAACTCCCGGCACATCTCCGCCGCGTCCCCGAGGAACATCTCCGGGTCGCACTGCGGCCCGGCCGCCGCCACGGTGTCCGCGGCGAACGCCGTTCCCGGCGCCTCGGGATGCAGCTCGACGAGCAGCCGTACGAGCCGCCCGAACTCCTCCAACGCCGCTTCCTCGTCAGGCTGTTGGTCGAGCATCCGGGCGATCTGGTCGACCAGGGTGGCCCGGCCGGGGAACACCTCCAGCAGACCGGTGCGTGTGCTGTTGTCCAGGGCCGGCCCCACGGCCGCCGCCGTCACCGTCCGCTCGAAGTCGGGGATCGGCTCGTCCGAGAACCGCATCGACGGCCACACCACGCCCACGAACCCGAGCCGGGCGTTCGGCGCGAGCCCGGGGAACGGTTCGAAGAACCGGCTGTAGAGCCGTGTCGCCCCCGACCGGTCGCTGTTCCAGCCGTGCGCGAACACGATCAGATCCTTGACGCCCCGCTCCGGCGCCTCCTTCAGCAGCCGGTCGCGCTGCCCCGCGTTCACATCCCCGTCCGCGTCGAACGTCAGCTCCCAGTAGGGAGTCACACCCACTTCCGGCTCCGCCATGACGAGCCTCCTTCGGCCCCCGTAACCCGCTCATTTGCGGGCATCGTCCCGCCGCGGAGGGGAGTTGGCCATACGTCAGGTGCGGTCCGACCGGCCCGAACCCATGTCTCAGCGATACAGGAGGTACTTCCCGCGCGTCCGGCGGAAGGCCGCCAGCTCGCCCTGCCAGGCCGCCACGACCTCGTCGGCACCCGCGCCCGCGTCGATCATCGTGCGGACCTGCGTGGACCCCGTCAGCTTGTCGATCCAGTTGTCGGAGCGCCAGGCGAAGCCGCTCCACACCTTCTTGGCGGTCACCAGCAGCGCGATCCCGGTGCGTACGGGGTCGTACGCGGCCCGGTCGTGGACATGGATCTGTACGCCCCCGACGGTCCTGCCCTGGAACTTCGAGAAGGTGGGCGCGAAGTACGCCTCCCTGAAGTGCACACCGGGCAGCCCGAGTTGCCCCGCCTCGGCGGCCCACCGCCGGTCGATGCCCTCCGCGCCGAGCAGCTCGAACGGGCGGGTCGTGCCGCGTCCCTCCGACAGGTTCGTCCCCTCGAAGAGACAGGTCCCCGAGTACACGAGCGCGGTGTCCGGCGTCGGCATGTTGGGGCTCGGCGGCACCCAGGGGAGACCCGAGGCGTCATAGAAGTCCGACCGCTTCCAGCCCGACATCAGCACGGTGTCCAGCGGAACCGGCGCCGCGAGGAACTCCTTGTTGAACAGCCGCGCCAGCTCCGCCACCGTCATCCCGTGCGCCTGCGAGATCGGCTCCCGGCCCACGAAGGTAGCGAACTCCTTGTGCAGCACGGGGCCCTGGGCGCTCCGGCCGGTCACCGGGTTCGGCCGGTCGAGCACCACGAACCGCTTCCCGGCGAGCCGGGCCGCCTCCATGCAGTCGTACAGCGTCCAGATGTACGTGTAGAAGCGGGCGCCCGCGTCCTGGATGTCGAAGACGACGGTGTCCACGCCGGAAGCCGTGAAGATGTCGGCCAGCGGCTGCCCGCTCTTCAGGTACGTGTCGTAGACCGGGAGGCCGGTCGCCGGGTCGTCGTAGCGGCCCTCGGAGCCGCCCGCCTGGGCGGTGCCCCGGAAGCCGTGCTCGGGGCCGAAGACGGCCACGAGGTCCACTCGGTCGTCCGCGTGCATGACGTCGACGATGTGGCGGACGTCCCGGGTGATGCCGGTCGGGTTGGTGACGATGCCGACGCGTTCGCCGTCGAGGAGGGTGTAGCCGTCCGCGGCGAGGCGTTCGAAGCCGGTTCGCAGGCGGCGGGCGCCCCTTTGTTCCTGTGGTTCCTGGGCGGCCGCGGCTGTGGTGGGCGGGTTCGCCGAGAACGCCGCCGCGGCGGTCGTTGCGGCGAGGAGACTCCGTCTGGAGAGGCGGCGCATGTGTGACCTCCGTGGTCGCGGAAGACTGGCACGAGCACGCTAAGGGCTCCGCAGGTCGTTCGTAAGCTGCGGGTGCATTGTGGCTTGTCGCGCCCGCGCGGCGGAGCCGCAGATTGACGCAGCCCCGCGCCCCTTACGGGGCGCATACCGACCGGTTAGTCTGACGGTCGAGCAGAGCCTCATCTCGTCGTGTCGAAGGAGACCGAAGGTGGAAGCCGTGCAGGGTGCCGGAGTGGTTGTCACCGGAGCTGGAGGGGGCATCGGGGCCGCGTTGGCGCGGCGGTTCGCTGCCGAGGGGGCCCGGGTCGTCGTCAATGATCTGGATGCCGGGAAGGCGAAGGCCGTTGCCGAGGAGACAGGGGCGATCGCCGTTCCGGGGGACGCCTCCGCGATCGTGGCCGAGGCCCAGGACGCCCTCGGCGGCACGGTCGACGTGTACTGCGCCAATGCCGGGCTCGGCTCCGGAGGCTCGGAGGCGGCTCCCGAACGGGTCTGGGAGCTCGCCTGGGACGTGAACGTCATGGCCCACGTCCGTGCGGCCAACCAGCTGATCCCCGGCTGGCTGGAGCGCGGCAGCGGCCGTTTCGTCTCCACGGTCTCGGCGGCCGGGCTGCTCACCATGGTCGGCGCGGCCCCGTACAGCGTCACCAAGCACGGCGCGTACGCCTTCGCCGAGTGGCTCTCCCTCACCTACCGCCACCGCGGTCTGAAGGTCCACGCGATCTGTCCGCAGGGCGTCCGCACCGACATGCTCGCGAGCACCGGCAGCGCCGGCGATCTCGTCCTCGTGCCGACCGCCATCGAGCCCGAGGACGTCGCCGACGCCCTCTTCGCCGGGATCGAAGAAGACCGCTTCCTGATCCTGCCGCACCCCGAGGTCGCCGACTACTACCGGGCGCGGGCCGCCGACCCCGACCGCTGGCTGACGAACATGAACCACATCCAGCAGAAGTGGGAGGCGGACGGCCGGTGACCACCTCCCTGTACGCGGCCCAGCCGTGGCTCGCGCTTCTGAACGAGGCCCAGCGCGGGTCCATAAGCCCGGTCGACTCGCCGGTGCACGCCCTGCGCCGGGCCGTCGCCGAGGCCCCCGACACCACCTTTCTCGCCTACTTCGACGGACGGCTCACCTACCGCGAGGTCGACGAGCTGAGCGACTCCGTCGCCGGGCACCTCGCCGCCCGTGGCCTGGAGCGCGGCGACCGGGTCGCCGTCCTGCTGCAGAACTCCCCGCTCTTCGTCCTCGCCGTCCTCGGCGCCTGGAAGGCCGGCGCGACCGTCCTGCCCGTCAACCCGATGTACAAGTCGGGGGAGGTCACCCACGTCCTGCGGGACGGCGAGGTCACCGCGCTGATCTGCTCCGACCGGGCCTGGGAGTCGTACCTGCGCGAGACGGCCGCCGACTCGCCCGTACGCGTCGTGCTCACCGGCTGCGAACTGGATCTCCAGACCCGGGGCGACGTACGCGTGCTGAACTTCGAGCGGCTGCCGCAGGCTCCGGACGCCGACGACCTGCTCACCGTCGCGAGGGCCGGACACAAGGCCCCCGAGGACCGCGACCCCGGCCCCTCGGACGTGGCGCTGATCAGCTACACCTCGGGCACCAGCGGCGCCCCCAAGGGAGCCACCAACACCCACGGCAACATCATGTACAACGCCGAGCGGCAGCGGACCGGCCTCGCGCTGCCCGAGGCGCCCGTGTACTTCGCGATGGCGCCGCTGTTCCACATCACCGGGATGGTCTGCCAGTTCGCCGCGTGCCTCAACAGCGTGGGCACGCTCGTCCTCGCGTACCGCTTCGAGTCGGGGGTCGTCCTCGACGCGTTCGCCGAGCACCGGCCCCACTACACGGTCGGCCCCTCGACCGCCTTCATGGCCCTGGCCGCGCACCCGTCCGTCACGCCGGACCACTTCTCCTCCTTCGTGAACATCTCCTCCGGCGGCGCGCCCGTGCCTCCCGCGCTCGTCGAGAAGTTCCGGGCGGGCTTCGGGCCGTACATCCGCAACGGGTACGGACTCACCGAGTGCACCGCTCCCTGCGCCTCCGTGCCGCCCGGTCGCGAGGCCCCCGTCGACCCCGTCTCCGGGACGCTGGCCGTCGGCCTGCCCGGGCCCGACACAGTGGTGAGGATCGTCGACGACCAGGGCGCGGAGGTCCCCTTCGGCGAGCAGGGCGAGATCCTCGTACGCGGTCCGCAGGTCGTGCCCGGCTATTGGCGCCGCCCCGAGGCCACCGCGGAGACCTTCCCTGACGGCGAACTGCGCACCGGCGACATCGGCTTCATGGACGCGGACGGCTGGCTCTACGTGGTCGACCGCAAGAAGGACATGATCAACGCCTCCGGATTCAAGGTGTGGCCGCGCGAGGTCGAGGACGTCCTGTACACCCACCCGGCGGTCCGTGAGGCGGCCGTCGTCGGGGTGCCCGACGGATACCGTGGCGAGACCGTCAAGGCCTACGTCAGCCTTCGGCCGGGTGCGGAAGAGGACCCGGATGCGTTCGCCGCGTACTGCAAGGAGAGACTGGCCGCCTACAAATACCCGCGCCAGGTCGAGATCCTGCCCGACTTGCCGAAGACGGCAAGTGGGAAGATCCTCCGTCGGGAGCTGCGTCACCGGTCGCAGGACGGTCAGTAGACCGCCGTCGGGCGGCCGGGGGACGACCGGCGGACCACGCATACAGAACTGCACACAGAACACTGGAAGGCAGGTGGCGGCAGTGCCCAGGACGACGGACGGGGACGGCACGCCCGTCCCGCGGCGGCTGTTGGCGGCCGCCACCCGGCTCTTCGCCGAGCGCGGCTACGACCGCACCTCGGTCCAGGAGATCGTCGAGGCGGCCGGTGTCACCAAGGGGGCGCTGTACCACTACTTCGGCTCCAAGGACGACCTGCTCCACGAGGTGTACGCGCGTGTGCTGCGGGTTCAGCAGGAGCGGCTCGACGCCTTCGCCGACGCGGACGCGCCTGTCGAGGAGCGGTTGCGGGGGGCCGCCGCCGATGTCGTCGTCACGACGATCGACAACCTCGACGACGCGGCGATCTTCTTTCGCTCGATGCACCATCTGAGTCCTGAGAAGAACAAGCAGGTGCGGGCCGAGCGGCGGCGGTACCACGAGCGGTTCCGGGCGCTGATCGAGGAGGGGCAGGAGGCCGGGGTCTTCTCGAAGGCGACTCCGGCGGATCTCGTCGTCGACTATCACTTCGGGTCCGTGCACCACCTGTCCACGTGGTACAGCCCGGAGGGCCCGATGACCCCGACGGAGGTCGCCGACCACTTGGCGGACTTGCTGCTGCGGGCGCTGAGACCGTAGCGCAGGGTCGTTGTGGCTGGTCGCGCAGTTCCCCGCGCCCCTTTTCAGGGGCGCGGGGAACTGCGCAGTCTTTTGCGGGTCAGACGTACCGCTTCAGTTCCCGGCGCGCCAGGGACCGCTGGTGGACCTCGTCCGGACCGTCGGCCAGTTTCAAGGTGCGCGCGCCGGCCCAGAGTTCGGCGAGGGGGAAGTCCTGGCTGACTCCGCCCGCGCCGTGCAGTTGGACCGCCTTGTCGATGATGTCGACCACCGTACGAGGCGTGGCGATCTTGATGGCCTGGATCTCGGCGTGGGCACCCTTGTTGCCGACCGTGTCCATCATCCAGGCCGTCTTGAGGACGAGCAGACGCAACTGCTCGACTGCCACCCGCGCGTCCGCGATCCAGTTGTGCACGACCCCCTGCTGGGCCAGCGACTTGCCGAACGCCGTACGGGACACCGCCCGTCGGCACATCAGCTCGATCGCCCGCTCGGCCATGCCGATCAGCCGCATGCAGTGGTGGATCCGGCCCGGACCCAGCCGCGCCTGCGCGATGGCGAAGCCGCCGCCCTCCTCACCGATGAGGTTCGAGACCGGAACCCGCGCCCCGTGGAACACCACCTCGGCGTGACCGCCGTGGGAGTGGTCCTCGTAGCCGTAGACCTGCATGGCACGCCTGATCTCGACGCCCGGGGTGTCACGCGGCACCAGCACCATCGACTGCTGGCGGCGGATGTCCGACCCGTCCGGATCCGTCTTGCCCATCACGATGAAGATCTTGCAGTCCGGGTTCATCGCCCCGGAGATGTACCACTTGCGGCCGGACACGACGTACTCGTCTGTGCCGTCGGAGGCTCGCTCGATCAGCGTCGTGATGTTCGTGGCGTCGGACGAGGCCACCTCGGGCTCCGTCATCGCGAACGCCGAACGGATCTCACCGGCGAGGAGCGGCTCCAGCCACTGCTTCCGCTGCTGATCGTCGCCGAACTGCGCGAGCACCTCCATGTTGCCGGTGTCCGGCGCCGCGCAGTTCAGCGCGGTCGGCGCCAACTGCGGTGAACGGCCCGTGATTTCGGCGAGCGGCGCGTACTGGAGGTTCGTCAGCCCGGCCCCGTACTCGGAGTCCGGGAGGAAGAGGTTCCACAGGCCCTGGCGGCGGGCCTCCGCCTTCAACTCCTCCACCACGGCCGGGGTGTCCCACGGCGAGGCGAGCTGCTCGCGCTGCTCGTGAGCGACCGCCTCCGCCGGATAGACGTACTCGTCCATGAAGGTGAGAAGCTTGGCGCGCAGCTCCTCGGTGCGTGCGTCGAATGCGAAGTCCATGGCCGGTCAGCCTTCCTGAAGAGTGGTCAGGCCGTGCTCGATGAAGACGGGGACCAGGTCGCCGATGCGGTCGAAGCCCGCGCCGACGGTCTGGCCCAGTGTGTAGCGGTAGTGGATGCCCTCCAGGATCACGGCGAGCTTGAACCACGCGAACGCCGTGTACCAGGCGACGGCGGACACGTCGCGCCCCGAGCGCGCGGCGTACCGCTCAATCAGCTCCGCCGGCTCCGGATGCCCGGCGGCCCTGGCCGTCGTGGAGACCGGCGAGTCGGGCATGCCGAGCGGGATGCTGTACATCACCAGCAGCCCCAGGTCGGTGAGTGGATCGCCCAGCGTGGACATCTCCCAGTCGAGGATCGCCTTGATCTCGTCGTCCTCGCCGATCAGCACGTTGTCGAGGCGGTAGTCGCCGTGCACGACCGTGGGCGTGGGGGAGTTGGGCAGCTCGCGGCCCAGGGCGGCGTGCAGTTCGTCGATGCCGGTCAGGTCGCGGTTGCGGGAGGCGTCCAACTGCTTGCCCCAGCGCCGCAGTTGCCGGTCGAGGAAGCCCTCGGGGCGGCCGAAGTCGGCGAGGCCCACCTCGGCGGGGTCCACCGCGTGCAGCTCGACCAGCGTGTCCACCAGGCCGAGCACCGAGCCGCGCGTGCGCTCCGGGCCGAGCGGGGCGAGCTGCTCGGCGGTCCGGTAGGGCGTGCCCTCCACGAAGTCCATGACGTAGAACGGCGCGCCCAGCACCTCCACGTCCTCGCACAGCAGGCGCGTGCGCGGCACCGGTACGGCCGTGGGGTGCAGTGCGCTGATCACCCGGTGCTCGCGCTTCATGTCGTGCGCGGTCGCCAGGACATGGCCCAGCGGGGGCCGGCGTACCACCCACTTCGAGGTGCCGTCCGTCACCGCGTACGTGAGGTTCGACCGT contains:
- a CDS encoding serine-threonine protein kinase gives rise to the protein MAEPEVGVTPYWELTFDADGDVNAGQRDRLLKEAPERGVKDLIVFAHGWNSDRSGATRLYSRFFEPFPGLAPNARLGFVGVVWPSMRFSDEPIPDFERTVTAAAVGPALDNSTRTGLLEVFPGRATLVDQIARMLDQQPDEEAALEEFGRLVRLLVELHPEAPGTAFAADTVAAAGPQCDPEMFLGDAAEMCREFARALAEERAGADGELAVGVGAGAGFGAGAEGVQASFGLPRVWDGAHELLRQATYFAMKRRAGTVGERGLGPLVGRLSQVAPGLRVHLVGHSFGGRLVSFALRGLPRGVRNVKSVTLLQAAFSHYAFAARLPHDARGKGVLHGQQDRVDGPLVCCFSRFDSALGTVYPMASRMAGDSSSAADLRLPRLLGSKWGALGFDGVQAVAGTKGFELADALRAKLPVSGCVNIDASAVVKRGGAPSGAHSDICHRELAQVVLAAGRIQ
- a CDS encoding exo-beta-N-acetylmuramidase NamZ family protein — protein: MRRLSRRSLLAATTAAAAFSANPPTTAAAAQEPQEQRGARRLRTGFERLAADGYTLLDGERVGIVTNPTGITRDVRHIVDVMHADDRVDLVAVFGPEHGFRGTAQAGGSEGRYDDPATGLPVYDTYLKSGQPLADIFTASGVDTVVFDIQDAGARFYTYIWTLYDCMEAARLAGKRFVVLDRPNPVTGRSAQGPVLHKEFATFVGREPISQAHGMTVAELARLFNKEFLAAPVPLDTVLMSGWKRSDFYDASGLPWVPPSPNMPTPDTALVYSGTCLFEGTNLSEGRGTTRPFELLGAEGIDRRWAAEAGQLGLPGVHFREAYFAPTFSKFQGRTVGGVQIHVHDRAAYDPVRTGIALLVTAKKVWSGFAWRSDNWIDKLTGSTQVRTMIDAGAGADEVVAAWQGELAAFRRTRGKYLLYR
- a CDS encoding SDR family oxidoreductase, which translates into the protein MEAVQGAGVVVTGAGGGIGAALARRFAAEGARVVVNDLDAGKAKAVAEETGAIAVPGDASAIVAEAQDALGGTVDVYCANAGLGSGGSEAAPERVWELAWDVNVMAHVRAANQLIPGWLERGSGRFVSTVSAAGLLTMVGAAPYSVTKHGAYAFAEWLSLTYRHRGLKVHAICPQGVRTDMLASTGSAGDLVLVPTAIEPEDVADALFAGIEEDRFLILPHPEVADYYRARAADPDRWLTNMNHIQQKWEADGR
- a CDS encoding class I adenylate-forming enzyme family protein, whose product is MTTSLYAAQPWLALLNEAQRGSISPVDSPVHALRRAVAEAPDTTFLAYFDGRLTYREVDELSDSVAGHLAARGLERGDRVAVLLQNSPLFVLAVLGAWKAGATVLPVNPMYKSGEVTHVLRDGEVTALICSDRAWESYLRETAADSPVRVVLTGCELDLQTRGDVRVLNFERLPQAPDADDLLTVARAGHKAPEDRDPGPSDVALISYTSGTSGAPKGATNTHGNIMYNAERQRTGLALPEAPVYFAMAPLFHITGMVCQFAACLNSVGTLVLAYRFESGVVLDAFAEHRPHYTVGPSTAFMALAAHPSVTPDHFSSFVNISSGGAPVPPALVEKFRAGFGPYIRNGYGLTECTAPCASVPPGREAPVDPVSGTLAVGLPGPDTVVRIVDDQGAEVPFGEQGEILVRGPQVVPGYWRRPEATAETFPDGELRTGDIGFMDADGWLYVVDRKKDMINASGFKVWPREVEDVLYTHPAVREAAVVGVPDGYRGETVKAYVSLRPGAEEDPDAFAAYCKERLAAYKYPRQVEILPDLPKTASGKILRRELRHRSQDGQ
- a CDS encoding TetR/AcrR family transcriptional regulator, which codes for MPRTTDGDGTPVPRRLLAAATRLFAERGYDRTSVQEIVEAAGVTKGALYHYFGSKDDLLHEVYARVLRVQQERLDAFADADAPVEERLRGAAADVVVTTIDNLDDAAIFFRSMHHLSPEKNKQVRAERRRYHERFRALIEEGQEAGVFSKATPADLVVDYHFGSVHHLSTWYSPEGPMTPTEVADHLADLLLRALRP
- a CDS encoding acyl-CoA dehydrogenase family protein; the encoded protein is MDFAFDARTEELRAKLLTFMDEYVYPAEAVAHEQREQLASPWDTPAVVEELKAEARRQGLWNLFLPDSEYGAGLTNLQYAPLAEITGRSPQLAPTALNCAAPDTGNMEVLAQFGDDQQRKQWLEPLLAGEIRSAFAMTEPEVASSDATNITTLIERASDGTDEYVVSGRKWYISGAMNPDCKIFIVMGKTDPDGSDIRRQQSMVLVPRDTPGVEIRRAMQVYGYEDHSHGGHAEVVFHGARVPVSNLIGEEGGGFAIAQARLGPGRIHHCMRLIGMAERAIELMCRRAVSRTAFGKSLAQQGVVHNWIADARVAVEQLRLLVLKTAWMMDTVGNKGAHAEIQAIKIATPRTVVDIIDKAVQLHGAGGVSQDFPLAELWAGARTLKLADGPDEVHQRSLARRELKRYV
- a CDS encoding phosphotransferase family protein, encoding MSSDHPPGLDLDRLRGLLDSERPGLVDGPLTGRLIEGGRSNLTYAVTDGTSKWVVRRPPLGHVLATAHDMKREHRVISALHPTAVPVPRTRLLCEDVEVLGAPFYVMDFVEGTPYRTAEQLAPLGPERTRGSVLGLVDTLVELHAVDPAEVGLADFGRPEGFLDRQLRRWGKQLDASRNRDLTGIDELHAALGRELPNSPTPTVVHGDYRLDNVLIGEDDEIKAILDWEMSTLGDPLTDLGLLVMYSIPLGMPDSPVSTTARAAGHPEPAELIERYAARSGRDVSAVAWYTAFAWFKLAVILEGIHYRYTLGQTVGAGFDRIGDLVPVFIEHGLTTLQEG